A single region of the Pseudomonas sp. VD-NE ins genome encodes:
- a CDS encoding DUF971 domain-containing protein, whose translation MSPLSVGNSQNEGTLRLSWPDGREQQLNHAELRRQCPCSQCRAFRLKGLTPMVDERVRLIELNPQGYGVQLVFSDGHQRGIYPWAYLANLTP comes from the coding sequence ATGAGTCCGCTATCGGTGGGGAATTCGCAAAACGAAGGCACCTTACGCTTGAGCTGGCCGGACGGCCGCGAACAACAGCTCAACCACGCCGAATTGCGCCGCCAGTGCCCGTGCTCGCAATGCCGCGCGTTTCGCCTGAAAGGCCTGACACCCATGGTCGATGAACGCGTACGGCTGATCGAACTCAACCCGCAGGGCTACGGCGTGCAACTGGTGTTCAGCGACGGCCACCAGCGCGGCATTTACCCGTGGGCCTATCTGGCAAATCTCACCCCCTGA
- a CDS encoding HEAT repeat domain-containing protein: MTPIFAVTDNQDILDLQPRLTAEDAGVRRIALIDLADLEEPDGLLWLVDRLGQDPAEDVRAEAARLLEAWEDSEVVQALCEALTDPAPAVQSAAAQSLSLLKTEAAGRVILPWTDHADVSVRIAAFRALRELRFADAAPAAVSALNDADANVRREAVGVLGWLKQLDALPALARLASDDPDTEVRRAATGALGLASGTEVLPALRQALQDNAWQVREEAATTLGKVGHRDAGPALVEALSDDYWQVRLRATRSLGRLQFAPALDALIDTLGHRISNLRKEAALALGELNDRSAVAALQATQDDGDPEVRKAVRIALSQLQ; this comes from the coding sequence ATGACCCCTATTTTTGCTGTGACCGATAACCAAGACATTCTCGATCTGCAACCGCGCCTGACTGCCGAAGACGCCGGCGTGCGACGCATTGCGCTGATCGATCTGGCGGATCTGGAGGAGCCGGATGGCTTGCTCTGGCTGGTTGATCGCCTCGGCCAGGATCCTGCTGAAGACGTCCGCGCTGAAGCCGCGCGTTTGCTGGAGGCCTGGGAAGATTCAGAGGTCGTGCAGGCCTTGTGCGAGGCGCTGACTGATCCGGCGCCCGCCGTGCAATCTGCCGCCGCACAAAGCCTGAGTCTGCTCAAGACTGAAGCGGCTGGGCGGGTGATTCTGCCGTGGACCGATCACGCCGACGTCAGCGTGCGCATCGCCGCGTTCCGTGCCTTGCGTGAACTGCGTTTCGCCGATGCTGCGCCTGCTGCTGTCTCTGCGCTGAACGATGCCGACGCCAATGTCCGCCGTGAAGCCGTCGGCGTGCTCGGCTGGCTCAAGCAGCTCGACGCGCTGCCTGCTTTGGCGCGATTGGCCAGCGACGATCCGGACACCGAGGTCCGCCGCGCCGCCACTGGGGCTTTGGGCCTGGCCTCCGGCACCGAAGTCCTCCCGGCCCTGCGCCAGGCTTTACAGGACAACGCCTGGCAAGTGCGCGAAGAAGCCGCAACGACGTTGGGCAAAGTCGGCCACCGCGACGCCGGCCCTGCGCTGGTCGAAGCCTTGAGCGACGATTACTGGCAAGTGCGCCTGCGCGCCACCCGCAGTCTCGGCCGTTTGCAATTTGCCCCGGCGCTGGACGCCCTGATCGACACCCTCGGTCATCGCATCAGCAACCTGCGCAAGGAAGCCGCGCTGGCCTTGGGCGAGTTGAATGATCGCAGTGCCGTGGCCGCGTTGCAGGCCACGCAGGACGACGGCGACCCGGAAGTGCGCAAAGCCGTGCGCATCGCCTTGAGTCAGTTGCAATGA
- a CDS encoding ABC transporter ATP-binding protein: MSVMQTPEGRIDIRQLSIVLGAGREAFEAVRELDCQIEPGQFVCILGPSGCGKSTLLGALAGHLSAHTGSLEVDGAAVSGPSPQRGMVFQHHTLFPWRTVRDNVAFGLKMRGIGKAERHRAADDILKLVGLEGFAERWPDQLSGGMQQRVEIARVLVNRPRLLLMDEPFGALDALTRLNMQELLLDIWTRIRTTVVFVTHDIDEALFLADRLLVMSARPGRVIEDLRLDFARPRTSELVTSPEFSRLKRHCLDLLRHDDNRPLPRLNPLGLPPENPLPRFAL, encoded by the coding sequence ATGAGCGTGATGCAAACCCCGGAAGGGCGGATCGACATCCGCCAATTGTCCATCGTCCTCGGCGCAGGGCGTGAAGCGTTCGAGGCCGTGCGCGAGCTCGATTGCCAGATTGAACCGGGCCAGTTCGTCTGCATTCTCGGCCCGTCCGGTTGCGGCAAGTCGACCCTGCTCGGCGCTCTGGCCGGGCATCTGAGTGCTCACACCGGCAGCCTTGAAGTCGATGGCGCGGCGGTATCCGGTCCGTCGCCGCAACGTGGCATGGTGTTCCAGCACCACACGCTGTTTCCGTGGCGCACGGTGCGTGACAACGTCGCCTTCGGCCTGAAGATGCGCGGCATCGGCAAGGCTGAGCGCCACCGCGCCGCCGATGACATCCTCAAGCTGGTCGGCCTCGAAGGCTTTGCCGAGCGCTGGCCCGATCAGCTTTCCGGCGGTATGCAGCAACGCGTCGAGATCGCCCGTGTGCTGGTCAATCGCCCGCGCCTGTTGCTGATGGACGAGCCGTTCGGCGCGCTGGATGCACTCACCCGTTTGAACATGCAAGAGCTGCTGCTGGACATCTGGACGCGCATCCGCACCACGGTGGTGTTCGTCACTCACGACATCGACGAGGCGTTGTTCCTCGCCGACCGCTTGCTGGTGATGAGCGCGCGACCGGGGCGAGTCATCGAAGACTTGCGTCTGGATTTCGCCCGGCCACGCACCAGCGAACTGGTCACCAGTCCTGAATTCTCGCGCCTCAAACGCCACTGCCTCGACCTGCTGCGCCACGACGATAACCGACCGCTGCCGCGCCTCAATCCGCTCGGCCTGCCTCCTGAAAACCCTTTGCCGCGATTTGCCCTATGA
- a CDS encoding ABC transporter permease, whose protein sequence is MKTPIRWTSRASSLLLCLLFWQLAASHHWNLGLVTFANVPTPLAVIEAALGLGDSGKLLQHLTASLSRVFAGYLAALIIGIALGLAIGRSKWAEDLLLPPLEVLRPIPAVAWIPLAILMFPSSELSMVFITFTGALFPILLNTVHGVEGVDPRLIASAKSLGAGRRAILLEVILPGAAPSIITGLAIGMGTSWFCLVTAEMISGQFGIGYYTWESYTIQNYADIVVGMLLIGVLGMGSSLLIKRLGGLFTPWHRPRGKA, encoded by the coding sequence ATGAAAACACCCATCCGCTGGACATCAAGAGCCTCATCCTTGCTGCTCTGCCTGCTGTTCTGGCAACTCGCCGCCAGTCACCACTGGAACCTCGGCCTCGTCACCTTCGCCAACGTGCCAACACCCTTGGCCGTCATCGAAGCAGCGCTGGGCCTCGGCGACTCAGGCAAGCTCCTGCAACACCTGACCGCCAGCCTCAGCCGCGTCTTCGCCGGCTACCTCGCGGCACTAATCATCGGCATCGCCCTCGGTCTAGCCATCGGCCGCTCGAAATGGGCCGAAGACCTGCTGCTGCCACCGCTGGAAGTCCTGCGCCCGATCCCCGCCGTCGCATGGATCCCGCTGGCAATCCTGATGTTCCCATCCTCCGAACTGTCGATGGTTTTCATCACCTTCACCGGCGCGCTGTTCCCAATCCTGCTCAACACCGTGCACGGCGTCGAAGGCGTCGACCCACGCCTGATCGCCTCGGCGAAAAGCCTCGGGGCAGGGCGCCGGGCGATCCTGCTGGAAGTGATTTTGCCCGGCGCAGCACCGAGCATCATCACCGGCCTGGCGATCGGCATGGGCACGTCTTGGTTCTGCCTGGTGACAGCGGAAATGATCTCCGGCCAGTTCGGCATCGGTTACTACACCTGGGAGTCCTACACGATCCAGAACTACGCCGACATCGTCGTCGGCATGTTGCTGATCGGCGTGCTGGGCATGGGCAGCAGTCTGCTGATCAAACGACTGGGCGGGTTGTTCACGCCTTGGCATCGACCGCGAGGAAAAGCCTGA
- a CDS encoding ABC transporter substrate-binding protein, which translates to MIRGETLMLRAAIAGLVLASFTLSASAETIRIAIGTQDTTINCAAGGLLIRELGLLDKYLPHDGAYKDAKYDVQWKNFTSGAPLTNEMVAGKLDFGAMADFPGAFNGVAFETAGKHSLFISVLSGSIKGSGNGIVVPSASGVQSLSELKGKTISVPFASTAHGMLLRAVAAQGWDPLKDVNIIAQPPEVAGSALQAGKIDAHADFVPFAELFPSRGFARKIYDGAQANAPTFHGALVDQAYAKKYPEIVVAYLRASIEANQLLAAEPEKYSELIAKVTGVDAEVNYLFHGPLGVQTRDLSWKPEYRQAVGTAIDTLKLLKKADRGLDLNTFIDDQFIRAAFKASGLDYTVQLANYAQTPLKATDAATGKAITDFSHVAEIWVRGEDKVRQYASAKEAFTALVALKQEGKNIRAVYAQASDSGIKLLAEQAWFASDAKGRLSAFLLKGQAQQYASAQGGKVFDFSDATAQAVAAR; encoded by the coding sequence ATGATTCGAGGGGAAACACTCATGTTGCGTGCAGCAATCGCCGGTCTGGTACTGGCTTCGTTCACCTTGTCGGCCTCGGCCGAAACCATCCGCATCGCCATCGGCACCCAGGACACCACCATCAACTGCGCCGCCGGCGGCTTGTTGATTCGTGAACTCGGTCTGCTCGACAAATACCTGCCCCACGACGGCGCCTACAAAGACGCGAAGTACGACGTGCAGTGGAAGAACTTCACCAGTGGCGCGCCGCTGACCAACGAGATGGTTGCGGGCAAACTCGACTTCGGCGCCATGGCCGATTTCCCCGGCGCGTTCAACGGTGTGGCGTTCGAAACCGCCGGCAAACACAGCCTGTTCATCAGCGTGTTGTCGGGGAGCATCAAGGGCAGCGGCAACGGCATCGTCGTGCCGAGCGCGTCGGGCGTGCAGTCGCTGAGCGAGCTCAAGGGCAAAACCATTTCTGTGCCATTCGCTTCGACGGCCCACGGCATGTTGCTGCGCGCGGTGGCGGCGCAGGGTTGGGATCCGCTCAAGGATGTGAACATCATCGCCCAGCCGCCAGAGGTTGCCGGCTCCGCGTTGCAGGCCGGCAAGATCGACGCCCACGCCGATTTTGTGCCGTTCGCCGAACTGTTCCCGAGCCGGGGTTTCGCCCGCAAGATTTATGACGGTGCCCAGGCCAATGCGCCGACGTTCCATGGTGCGCTGGTGGATCAGGCGTATGCGAAGAAGTATCCGGAGATTGTTGTCGCGTACCTGCGCGCCAGTATCGAGGCCAATCAATTGCTCGCCGCCGAGCCTGAGAAGTACAGCGAGCTGATCGCCAAAGTTACCGGTGTCGATGCCGAGGTGAATTATCTGTTCCACGGCCCGCTCGGCGTGCAGACCCGCGACCTGAGCTGGAAGCCGGAATATCGTCAGGCAGTCGGCACGGCTATCGATACGTTGAAGCTGCTGAAGAAGGCTGATCGTGGGCTCGATCTGAATACGTTTATTGACGATCAGTTCATTCGTGCGGCGTTCAAGGCGTCGGGTCTGGATTACACGGTGCAGTTGGCCAACTACGCGCAGACGCCGCTGAAGGCTACGGATGCGGCGACGGGTAAAGCGATCACTGACTTCAGCCACGTCGCGGAAATCTGGGTGCGCGGTGAGGACAAGGTGCGCCAGTACGCGTCTGCGAAAGAAGCGTTCACCGCGCTGGTGGCTTTGAAGCAGGAAGGCAAAAACATTCGGGCGGTGTATGCGCAGGCCAGTGACAGCGGGATCAAGTTGTTGGCTGAGCAGGCGTGGTTTGCCAGTGATGCGAAGGGACGGTTGAGTGCGTTTTTGCTCAAGGGGCAGGCTCAGCAATATGCCTCGGCGCAGGGTGGCAAGGTTTTCGATTTTAGCGATGCCACTGCCCAAGCCGTTGCTGCCCGCTAG
- a CDS encoding ferredoxin family protein has protein sequence MAYQAQEIFFRSNAPVTVDEDKCIAEKGCTVCVDVCPMDLLAINPATQKAYMAFDECWYCMPCEKDCPTGAVKVDIPYLLR, from the coding sequence ATGGCCTATCAAGCTCAGGAAATCTTCTTCCGCTCCAACGCCCCCGTCACCGTGGACGAGGACAAATGCATCGCCGAAAAGGGCTGCACCGTGTGTGTCGACGTTTGCCCGATGGACTTGCTGGCGATCAACCCGGCGACGCAGAAGGCCTATATGGCGTTCGATGAATGCTGGTACTGCATGCCGTGCGAGAAGGACTGCCCGACCGGTGCCGTCAAGGTCGACATCCCCTATTTATTGCGTTGA
- a CDS encoding fumarate reductase/succinate dehydrogenase flavoprotein subunit: protein MTRNVLEQEYDIVVIGGGTAGPMAAIKAKEKNRDLRVLLVDKANVKRSGAISMGMDGLNNAIIPGHSTPEQYTKEITIANDGIVNQAAVYAYATHSFETIEQLDRWGVKFEKDETGDYAVKKVHHMGAYVLPMPEGHDIKKVLYRQLKRARVSITNRLVCTRLLTDEEGTVNGVMGFDCRTADFHVIKAKAVILACGAAGRLGLPSSGYLMGTYENPTNAGDGYAMAYHAGAELANLECFQINPLIKDYNGPACAYVTGPLGGYTANNKGERFIECDYWSGQMMWEFHQELESGNGPVFLKLDHLAEETIQNIEEILHSNERPSRGQFHANRGTDYRTQMVEMHISEIGFCSGHSASGVWVNERAETSVKGLYSAGDMAAVPHNYMLGAFTYGWFAGHNAADFVAGREFSALDAAQIEKEKARVYAPLDREHGLPPAQVEYKLRRFVNDYLQPPKVTKKMQIGLQRFSDIERDLEQMKANNAHELMRAMETSVIRDCAEMAARASLFRAESRWGLYHYRVDHPQRNDSEWFCHCHLKKGDDGQMTSFKKAVEPYIIPLDAEEMQAYDRLRVGAFAA, encoded by the coding sequence ATGACCCGCAACGTTCTCGAACAGGAATACGACATCGTCGTCATTGGCGGCGGCACCGCAGGCCCGATGGCCGCGATCAAGGCCAAGGAAAAAAACCGCGACTTGCGCGTGTTGCTGGTCGACAAGGCCAACGTCAAACGCAGCGGTGCGATCAGCATGGGCATGGACGGCCTGAACAACGCGATCATTCCCGGCCACTCGACGCCCGAGCAGTACACCAAGGAAATTACCATCGCCAACGACGGCATCGTCAATCAGGCCGCCGTTTACGCCTATGCCACCCACAGTTTCGAAACCATCGAGCAACTCGACCGCTGGGGCGTGAAGTTCGAGAAAGACGAAACCGGCGATTACGCGGTGAAAAAGGTCCACCACATGGGCGCCTACGTGCTGCCGATGCCGGAAGGGCACGACATCAAAAAGGTTCTTTATCGCCAGTTGAAACGCGCCCGGGTGAGTATCACCAATCGCCTCGTTTGCACGCGGTTGCTGACTGACGAGGAGGGCACCGTCAACGGTGTGATGGGCTTCGATTGCCGCACCGCTGATTTTCATGTGATCAAGGCCAAAGCGGTAATCCTCGCCTGCGGCGCGGCGGGGCGCCTCGGTTTGCCGTCGTCGGGATACCTGATGGGCACTTACGAAAACCCGACCAACGCCGGCGACGGCTACGCGATGGCTTATCACGCCGGCGCCGAACTGGCCAACCTCGAATGCTTCCAGATCAACCCGCTGATCAAGGATTACAACGGCCCGGCCTGCGCCTACGTCACCGGCCCGCTGGGTGGCTACACCGCCAACAACAAGGGCGAACGCTTCATCGAGTGCGACTACTGGAGCGGGCAGATGATGTGGGAGTTCCACCAGGAACTGGAGAGCGGCAACGGCCCGGTGTTTCTCAAACTTGATCACCTCGCGGAAGAAACCATCCAGAACATCGAGGAAATCCTGCACAGCAACGAGCGCCCGAGTCGCGGCCAATTCCACGCCAATCGCGGCACCGATTACCGCACGCAAATGGTCGAAATGCACATTTCCGAAATCGGTTTTTGCAGCGGTCACTCGGCGTCCGGTGTGTGGGTCAACGAACGCGCCGAGACTTCGGTGAAAGGTTTGTATTCGGCGGGCGACATGGCCGCCGTGCCGCACAACTACATGCTTGGCGCGTTCACCTACGGCTGGTTTGCCGGACACAACGCCGCCGATTTTGTCGCCGGCCGCGAGTTTTCTGCGCTGGATGCCGCGCAGATAGAAAAGGAAAAGGCCCGGGTCTACGCACCGCTGGATCGCGAACACGGCCTGCCGCCGGCGCAGGTCGAGTACAAGCTGCGGCGCTTCGTCAACGATTACCTGCAACCGCCGAAAGTCACCAAGAAGATGCAGATCGGTCTGCAACGCTTCAGCGACATCGAACGCGATCTCGAGCAGATGAAGGCCAACAACGCCCACGAATTGATGCGCGCGATGGAAACCAGCGTGATCCGCGACTGCGCCGAAATGGCCGCCCGCGCCTCGTTGTTCCGCGCCGAAAGCCGCTGGGGTCTGTACCACTATCGCGTCGATCACCCGCAGCGCAACGACAGCGAGTGGTTCTGCCATTGCCACCTGAAGAAGGGCGATGACGGCCAGATGACCAGTTTCAAGAAAGCCGTCGAGCCTTACATCATCCCGCTCGACGCCGAAGAAATGCAGGCTTACGACCGCTTGCGGGTCGGCGCTTTCGCCGCTTGA
- a CDS encoding GntR family transcriptional regulator — protein sequence MTDNVLSLSSVPLHTQLRDVLRARILDGEYPQDSQMPSESELGALFKVSRITVRQALGDLQKEGLIFKIHGKGTFVAKPKTFQNVSSLQGLAESMTGRGYEVINRLRSFKFIPADKRVAERLQVAEGEIVAQIKRVRLINREPISLEITYLPKAVGERLEKADLVTRDIFLILENDCGIALGHADLAIDAVLADSDLTQALNVEAGSPIMRIERLTHDAQGQPLDFEHLYYRGDAFQYRLRIDRQKGEQA from the coding sequence ATGACCGATAACGTTCTCTCCCTAAGCAGTGTTCCTCTGCACACCCAACTGCGCGACGTCCTCCGTGCGCGCATCCTCGACGGCGAATACCCGCAAGACAGCCAGATGCCCTCCGAAAGCGAGCTCGGTGCGCTGTTCAAAGTCAGCCGCATCACCGTGCGCCAGGCGCTGGGCGATCTGCAAAAGGAAGGGCTGATCTTCAAGATCCACGGCAAAGGCACCTTCGTCGCCAAGCCGAAAACCTTTCAGAACGTCAGCAGCCTGCAAGGCCTCGCCGAGTCCATGACCGGCCGTGGCTACGAGGTGATCAACCGCCTGCGCAGCTTCAAATTCATCCCGGCCGACAAGCGTGTCGCCGAGCGTTTGCAGGTCGCCGAAGGCGAGATCGTCGCGCAGATCAAACGCGTACGGCTGATCAATCGCGAGCCAATCTCGCTGGAAATCACCTACCTGCCGAAAGCCGTCGGCGAGCGCTTGGAGAAGGCCGATCTGGTCACCCGCGACATCTTCCTGATCCTCGAAAACGACTGCGGCATCGCTCTTGGCCACGCCGATCTGGCCATCGACGCGGTGCTGGCCGACAGCGACCTGACCCAGGCGCTCAACGTTGAGGCCGGCTCGCCGATCATGCGTATCGAACGCCTGACCCACGACGCGCAAGGCCAGCCGCTGGACTTCGAACACCTTTACTACCGTGGCGATGCGTTCCAGTACCGCCTGCGGATCGACCGGCAAAAAGGGGAGCAGGCATGA
- a CDS encoding Gfo/Idh/MocA family oxidoreductase, giving the protein MNVVRWGMIGCGSVAERKSGPAFYKAPGSALVAVMGRRLEAVTDYAARHGIDRVYTDVDALINDPEVDAVYIATPPDSHHAYSLKVAAAGKHCCVEKPMALNAGQSREMQQAFAEAGLHLFVSYYRRSLPRFAQVRQWLEEGRIGEVRHLSWTLTKAPSPADLDGRDNWRTDPAVAGGGYFADLASHGFDLFQYLLGDIVEVAGFTARQAGLYAAEDAVSASWRFASGALGMGCWSFVADRREDRVEIIGSLGRISFSVFDEHPVQLHAEEIISLEIPHHEHIQWHHVLGMNAHTRGDSQHPAVAEQALKTDWVMDQILKRH; this is encoded by the coding sequence ATGAACGTGGTGCGCTGGGGCATGATCGGTTGCGGCAGCGTCGCTGAACGCAAGAGCGGGCCGGCCTTTTACAAGGCGCCCGGTTCGGCGTTGGTGGCGGTGATGGGCCGACGGCTTGAGGCCGTGACTGACTACGCCGCGCGCCACGGCATCGATCGCGTCTACACTGACGTCGATGCGCTGATCAACGATCCCGAGGTCGACGCGGTGTACATCGCCACGCCGCCCGACAGCCATCACGCCTACAGCCTGAAAGTCGCCGCCGCTGGCAAACATTGCTGCGTGGAAAAGCCCATGGCGCTGAATGCCGGGCAGAGTCGCGAGATGCAGCAGGCATTTGCCGAGGCTGGTTTGCACTTGTTCGTCTCCTATTATCGCCGGTCGTTGCCGCGCTTTGCGCAAGTGCGGCAATGGTTGGAGGAGGGGCGCATCGGTGAGGTTCGGCACCTGAGCTGGACGCTGACCAAAGCGCCGTCGCCGGCGGATCTGGACGGACGCGACAATTGGCGCACCGATCCGGCGGTGGCCGGTGGCGGTTACTTTGCCGATCTGGCCAGTCATGGTTTTGATCTGTTCCAGTACCTGCTCGGCGATATTGTCGAGGTCGCCGGTTTCACTGCGCGTCAGGCCGGGTTGTACGCGGCGGAAGACGCGGTCAGCGCCAGTTGGCGGTTCGCCTCCGGGGCGCTGGGTATGGGCTGCTGGAGCTTTGTCGCGGATCGGCGTGAGGATCGGGTCGAGATCATCGGCAGCCTTGGGCGGATCAGTTTTTCGGTGTTTGATGAGCATCCCGTGCAATTGCATGCGGAGGAAATCATCAGCCTGGAAATCCCCCATCACGAACACATTCAGTGGCATCACGTGCTGGGCATGAATGCGCATACTCGTGGCGACTCACAACACCCCGCCGTCGCCGAACAAGCCCTCAAGACTGATTGGGTCATGGACCAGATCCTCAAACGCCACTGA
- a CDS encoding Dyp-type peroxidase — protein sequence MSYYQPGILATPVPAQARHLFFALESVEALPQAIDNLINQVDGKSAVVGFGESLAKAFNVQIDGLRSFPAMTGVGVENPSTQHALWVWLHGVDRGELLNRCNALEAALAPALRLVEMQEAFRHKDGHDLTGYEDGTENPHDEAAIAAALQSAGTDGMVGGSFAAIQQWQHDLKGFHKLSAEDKDNIMGRRLSDNEEIDDAPVSAHVKRTAQESFAPEAFVVRRSMPWIEGDRAGLMFLAFGFSLDAFEAQLRRMSGLEDGITDGLYRISRPITGGYYWCPPLKDGHLDLRALRIG from the coding sequence ATGAGTTACTACCAGCCGGGCATTCTCGCCACCCCAGTTCCTGCGCAAGCACGTCACCTGTTTTTCGCCCTTGAATCGGTTGAAGCGCTGCCGCAAGCGATCGACAACCTGATCAATCAGGTGGACGGCAAGTCGGCGGTGGTCGGTTTCGGCGAATCCCTGGCCAAGGCCTTCAATGTGCAGATCGACGGCCTGCGCAGCTTCCCGGCCATGACCGGTGTCGGCGTCGAGAACCCGTCGACCCAACACGCATTGTGGGTGTGGCTGCACGGCGTCGACCGTGGTGAACTGCTCAACCGTTGCAACGCCCTCGAGGCCGCACTGGCCCCGGCCCTGCGTCTGGTCGAGATGCAGGAAGCCTTCCGCCACAAGGACGGCCACGACCTCACCGGTTACGAAGACGGCACCGAAAACCCGCATGACGAAGCCGCCATCGCCGCCGCCCTGCAAAGCGCAGGCACTGATGGCATGGTCGGCGGCAGCTTCGCCGCGATCCAGCAATGGCAGCACGACCTCAAGGGTTTCCACAAACTCTCGGCCGAGGACAAAGACAACATCATGGGCCGTCGCCTCAGCGACAACGAAGAGATCGACGACGCGCCAGTCTCCGCCCACGTCAAACGCACCGCGCAGGAGAGCTTCGCCCCGGAAGCGTTTGTCGTGCGCCGCTCGATGCCGTGGATTGAAGGTGATCGCGCAGGCCTGATGTTCCTCGCCTTTGGCTTCTCGCTGGATGCCTTCGAAGCGCAACTCCGCCGTATGAGCGGTCTGGAAGACGGCATCACCGATGGCCTCTATCGCATCAGCCGGCCAATCACTGGCGGCTACTACTGGTGCCCGCCGCTGAAGGACGGTCACCTCGATCTGCGTGCCTTGCGCATTGGCTGA